In Candidatus Moraniibacteriota bacterium, the following are encoded in one genomic region:
- a CDS encoding terminase small subunit, with protein MATTPRKSATKDRQLNPKQTTFCQEYLVDLNAKQAAIRAGYSQKTAEVIGYQLLKNTLVAGKLQELRTKQEVRTGISADRALKEAARLAFFDVRKLCDAQGNPIRVQELDDDTAAAIQGLELVSEKDGEGFATVRKYKVADKNAALERVFKHLGLFERDNEQSNPAKAMNKLMELVGGSKLPISTAKK; from the coding sequence ATGGCAACAACGCCGCGCAAGAGTGCGACGAAAGATCGACAGCTAAACCCAAAGCAGACCACATTCTGCCAAGAGTACCTAGTCGATCTGAATGCCAAACAAGCCGCCATTCGCGCAGGCTACAGCCAAAAGACCGCCGAGGTAATCGGCTATCAACTCCTTAAGAATACTTTAGTCGCTGGGAAACTACAGGAACTTCGCACCAAACAAGAAGTTCGCACAGGAATATCAGCAGACAGAGCCCTCAAGGAAGCCGCGCGGCTGGCCTTCTTCGATGTGCGAAAACTCTGCGACGCACAAGGCAACCCAATCCGGGTTCAAGAGCTTGACGACGACACAGCAGCGGCCATTCAAGGGCTTGAGCTTGTGTCAGAGAAGGATGGAGAAGGCTTTGCCACGGTGCGCAAGTACAAGGTGGCCGATAAGAACGCCGCCCTTGAGCGCGTGTTCAAGCATCTGGGCCTGTTTGAACGCGACAACGAGCAAAGCAACCCAGCCAAGGCCATGAACAAGCTGATGGAGCTTGTCGGCGGATCAAAACTGCCAATCTCAACGGCCAAGAAATGA